The following are encoded together in the Anopheles nili chromosome 3, idAnoNiliSN_F5_01, whole genome shotgun sequence genome:
- the LOC128724392 gene encoding angiopoietin-1-like gives MKVFVLILAVGCIASLGSADTSAISPKFVKPPPSPTKPPKGSSDIDTCGCNEIVAKLKRVEANLLKLILNLRNKYGAVYSELLDMKKHVKSVSWYVDQTSKTGSDINDQLLESSLTLSDIMQSIRDLTINQQSLVTKTFLTESLLDLEGRHGEYVPPTPEGDMIYTSCDDERITQTGTYLVQDAFGEPTKLICVLDFAPGAYTVIQNRQDGSTDFYRGYSDYKAGFGEFDGGDYWLGLDRIHNLTSSGEYELLIMLEDFEKNTTFARYDLFAVGSGNDFYPITMLAGASGSAGDSFGSVNGVLFSAYDLDLDNSESNCAVSNRGAWWYTDCGMSNLNGLYLKGLSGGSTGMFWETFRGINYSLKKTRMMVRRKPMMVSTTVDPSTSMATDSTTMAGTDSTTASGTDSTTASGTDTTTSAATESTTMSATDSTTAAGTDPTTEPGTTPATDTTTPAEQTTVPARRRY, from the exons ATGAAGGTTTTCGTGCTCATATTAGCAGTTGGCTGCATAGCGAGCCTGGGCTCTGCTGACACCAGCGCCATCTCGCCAAAGTTCGTGAAGCCACCACCAAGTCCCACTAAACCGCCGAAGGGCAGCAGTGACATCGATACATGCGGCTGCAATGAGATCGTAGCCAAGCTGAAGCGGGTCGAGGCGAACCTCCTCAAGCTTATCCTGAATCTGCGCAACAAGTACGGTGCCGTGTACAGCGAGCTGCTGGACATGAAGAAGCACGTCAAGAGTGTGTCCTGGTACGTTGACCAAACGTCCAAAACGGGCAGCGACATCAACGATCAGCTGCTCGAATCTTCCCTCACTCTGTCGGATATCATGCAGTCCATCAG AGACCTTACCATCAACCAGCAGAGCCTGGTGACGAAGACGTTCCTCACCGAGTCCCTGCTGGATCTGGAAGGTCGTCACGGCGAGTACGTACCTCCAACTCCCGAGGGTGACATGATCTACACGTCCTGCGATGACGAGCGTATCACACAAACCGGTACCTACCTGGTGCAGGACGCTTTCGGCGAGCCCACCAAGTTGATCTGTGTGTTGGACTTCGCACCGGGCGCTTACACCGTCATCCAGAACCGTCAGGATGGTTCGACCGACTTCTACCGCGGTTACAGTGACTACAAGGCCGGATTCGGAGAGTTCGATGGTGGTGACTACTGGTTGGGTCTTGATCGCATCCACAACCTGACCAGCTCGGGCGAATACGAGCTGCTCATCATGTTGGAGGACTTCGAGAAGAACACGACCTTCGCCCGTTACGATTTATTCGCCGTTGGCTCGGGTAACGACTTCTACCCGATTACGATGCTGGCAGGAGCTAGCGGATCTGCCGGAGATTCGTTTGGCTCTGTAAACGGCGTGCTGTTCAGCGCTTACGATCTTGATCTGGATAACAGCGAGAGCAACTGCGCCGTCTCGAACCGTGGTGCCTGGTGGTACACCGACTGCGGCATGAG CAACTTGAACGGTCTCTACCTGAAGGGACTGTCCGGTGGATCCACGGGCATGTTCTGGGAGACGTTCCGTGGCATCAACTACAGTCTTAAGAAGACCCGCATGATGGTTCGACGCAAGCCAATGATGGTATCAACGACCGTAGATCCGAGCACTTCGATGGCCACGGATAGCACCACCATGGCGGGTACTGACTCCACCACTGCCTCGGGTACGGATAGTACCACTGCTTCGGGTACGGATACTACCACATCCGCGGCTACAGAATCCACCACAATGTCAGCTACGGATTCCACCACAGCCGCGGGTACGGACCCTACCACAGAACCGGGTACCACGCCTGCTACGGATACCACAACTCCGGCTGAACAGACTACAGTGCCTGCACGACGTCGTTACTAA
- the LOC128726733 gene encoding angiopoietin-1-like: MRGFFLVLTLALALASADTTENKEEKVPEEIVEEIKASDDKPADDDDDVRGYSYYNVVHGSEPNEYRPANYAPSQIGYGGGGYGSSGGYESGGYESGGYGSSGGYGGSGGYESGGYGGSYPTRPPPRPSSEYDFPKPKPPPKCNCKDIIDQIDDLDEKIIKSLLDLEIKADSIQTDVGTIHKETEKVAFVSAQTQLLANAVDNQLNIVRQNLTIIQSDVDELTQFQQNIPDRTYLTEALFGLKCSYTKKEKVGDDRIYSSCEDPNIKKTGSYWIKANFYKPVKVICMLDYGGRWMVIQNRFDGSVDFYRPWREYKYGFGNNEGGEYWLGLDRIHQFTSGGAAQLLVVLEDFDKNITYAKYDIFSIAGEADQYKIIKLKSFIGSAGDSFEAEGMRFSTYDYDNDKFDQNCAAITHGAWWYKSCGDSNLNGLYLNGPTLEKTGIYWASFRGYNYSLKKTRMMIRHREGSGY, from the exons ATGAGAGGGTTCTTCCTAGTTCTAACGCTGGCGCTGGCGCTGGCTAGTGCCGATACGACCGAGAACAAGGAAGAAAAGGTCCCGGAGGAGATCGTCGAGGAGATCAAGGCCAGTGACGACAAGCCggccgatgatgacgacgatgtgCGCGGTTACAGCTACTACAACGTAGTGCACGGTAGCGAACCGAACGAGTACCGTCCGGCCAACTATGCTCCGTCCCAGATTGGCtatggcggtggtggttacGGTTCCAGTGGTGGCTACGAGAGCGGTGGCTACGAAAGCGGTGGTTACGGCAGCAGTGGTGGTTATGGCGGCAGTGGTGGTTATGAGAGCGGTGGTTATGGAGGTTCTTATCCTACGCGTCCACCACCACGACCATCGTCGGAGTACGACTTCCCGAAGCCGAAGCCTCCGCCGAAGTGCAACTGCAAGGATATCATCGATCAGATCGATGATCTTGATGAGAAGATCATCAAATCGCTGCTGGACCTGGAGATCAAGGCTGACAGCATCCAAACCGATGTGGGAACCATCCACAAGGAAACGGAGAAGGTCGCGTTCGTGTCGGCTCAGACGCAGCTGCTGGCCAACGCTGTCGACAACCAGCTGAACATTGTGCGCCAGAACCTGACCATCATCCAGTCGGATGTCGA TGAACTGACGCAGTTCCAGCAGAACATCCCAGACAGGACCTACCTGACGGAGGCGCTGTTCGGGCTGAAGTGCAGCTACACGAAGAAGGAGAAGGTCGGTGATGATCGTATCTACTCGTCCTGCGAAGATCCCAACATCAAGAAAACGGGCAGCTACTGGATCAAGGCCAACTTCTACAAACCAGTCAAGGTGATCTGTATGCTGGACTATGGCGGCAGATGGATGGTCATCCAGAACCGTTTCGATGGCAGCGTTGACTTCTACCGTCCATGGAGGGAGTACAAGTACGGTTTCGGCAACAACGAGGGCGGTGAGTACTGGTTGGGTCTTGATCGCATCCACCAGTTCACGAGCGGTGGAGCTGCTCAGCTGCTGGTCGTGTTGGAGGACTTCGACAAGAACATCACCTACGCCAAGTACGACATATTCTCGATTGCCGGCGAGGCCGATCAGTACAAGATCATCAAGCTGAAGTCGTTCATCGGCAGCGCCGGTGACTCGTTCGAGGCGGAGGGTATGCGCTTCTCCACGTACGATTACGACAACGACAAGTTCGACCAGAACTGTGCCGCCATCACGCATGGTGCCTGGTGGTACAAGTCTTGCGGTGACAGCAATCTGAACGGTCTGTATCTGAACGGACCCACGCTCGAGAAGACGGGTATCTACTGGGCCTCGTTCCGTGGATACAACTACAGTCTGAAGAAGACGCGAATGATGATCCGACACAGGGAAGGCTCCGGTTACTGA